A window of Longispora fulva contains these coding sequences:
- a CDS encoding NUDIX hydrolase — MSRRPPATVAVTVDLVVLTIRDGGLRVLLIERGNEPFRGEPALPGGFLRPEEDLDAAAARELEEETGLRGLHLEQIGAYGAPDRDPRQRIVTVAYLAIMPDLPEPLAGSDASGAAWTPAAEALDGRIRLAFDHADILADAVELARTKLEQTTLATVFCPAEFTIAELRGVYETVWNTDRIDPRNFHRKVLGAEGFVEATGERRALETGRPASLYRRAGEVRGLYPPMLRP; from the coding sequence ATGAGTAGACGACCGCCGGCCACTGTGGCCGTCACCGTGGATCTGGTCGTACTGACCATCCGGGACGGGGGACTGCGCGTCCTGCTGATCGAACGGGGAAACGAGCCCTTCCGGGGCGAGCCGGCGCTGCCCGGCGGCTTCCTGCGGCCCGAAGAGGACCTCGACGCCGCCGCCGCGCGCGAACTCGAGGAGGAGACCGGGCTGCGGGGGCTGCACCTGGAGCAGATCGGCGCGTACGGCGCCCCGGACCGCGACCCCCGCCAGCGGATCGTCACGGTCGCGTACCTGGCGATCATGCCCGACCTGCCCGAGCCGCTGGCCGGCAGCGACGCCAGCGGGGCGGCCTGGACGCCGGCCGCCGAGGCCCTCGACGGGCGAATCCGGCTCGCCTTCGACCACGCCGACATCCTGGCCGACGCGGTCGAGCTCGCCCGGACGAAACTGGAGCAGACCACCCTCGCCACGGTGTTCTGCCCCGCGGAGTTCACGATCGCCGAACTCCGCGGGGTCTACGAGACGGTCTGGAACACCGACCGGATCGACCCGCGCAACTTCCACCGCAAGGTCCTCGGCGCGGAGGGCTTCGTGGAGGCGACCGGTGAGCGGCGGGCGCTGGAGACCGGCCGCCCGGCGAGCCTGTACCGCCGGGCGGGGGAGGTGCGGGGGCTGTACCCGCCGATGCTGCGCCCCTGA
- a CDS encoding SdpA family antimicrobial peptide system protein has protein sequence MASVAAGAVLLVAYVLHAALPASPLHLPGPDTTTVRDLVPQGWAFFTKSPRGKDALVYRHDDDGTWHDLGPGPLAQPKHLMGLDRAPRAQGTEVALLLARVSPDAWRDCDRAPSACLSEATAATTVANGSNLRTVCGDVGLVTQAAVPWAWRDLATTMPSRVARVRVTC, from the coding sequence GTGGCGTCCGTGGCCGCGGGCGCGGTCCTGCTCGTGGCCTATGTGCTGCACGCCGCGCTGCCGGCCAGCCCGTTGCACCTGCCCGGGCCGGACACCACGACCGTCCGCGATCTCGTGCCGCAGGGCTGGGCGTTCTTCACCAAGAGCCCCCGCGGCAAGGACGCCCTGGTGTACCGGCACGACGACGACGGCACGTGGCACGACCTCGGCCCGGGCCCCCTGGCCCAGCCGAAGCACCTGATGGGCCTGGACCGGGCGCCCCGCGCCCAGGGCACCGAGGTGGCCCTCCTGCTGGCCCGCGTGTCCCCCGACGCCTGGCGGGACTGCGACCGGGCCCCGTCCGCGTGCCTGTCGGAGGCGACCGCCGCGACGACCGTCGCCAACGGGTCGAATCTGCGCACCGTGTGCGGGGACGTCGGTCTGGTGACGCAGGCGGCCGTGCCCTGGGCCTGGCGCGACCTGGCCACGACCATGCCGTCGCGGGTGGCCCGGGTGAGGGTGACATGCTGA
- a CDS encoding sporulation-delaying protein SdpB family protein codes for MLSRLGRWARPRLAVPVWSSGVGLARTLIALGTLGTLVTTDPRALMSPLADGVIPPVCGGPAQFGLWCVAPDLAVGRWLSVAVLVLAAGGWRPRWTAVPHWYVAWSVVVNVPLIDGGDQISAVLTLLLLPICLTDPRRWHWSSYDRPAPAAPGTGQVLARVSLLLIQIQMAGLYLQASVAKLGVREWADGTAMYYWSRHPTFGSPPWLRPAMDVLTSSPAGVAALTWGSMALEFALAVAILLGPGPRRALLCCGLVFHCFIALHMGLVSFYAAMAGGLLLALLPVGHHLRWPAAVVAALRRVTASPAGPAVVLYDGDCGFCARSIGFVRDRLRPEAAGEIDFAPWQSCDLPVYGLTPDRVRHAVHLLRPDGGVLSGAAVFAQLAGRCRSGWPVVGRVMAGPPGSWAAGAGYRLVATHRHRLPGGTAACAVSDS; via the coding sequence ATGCTGAGCCGGCTCGGCCGGTGGGCCCGGCCCCGGCTGGCGGTCCCGGTGTGGTCGTCCGGGGTGGGACTGGCCCGCACCCTGATCGCGCTGGGCACCCTCGGCACCCTGGTCACCACCGACCCGCGGGCGCTGATGTCCCCACTGGCCGACGGCGTGATCCCGCCGGTGTGCGGGGGTCCGGCCCAGTTCGGCCTGTGGTGCGTCGCCCCGGACCTGGCGGTCGGCCGGTGGCTGTCGGTCGCGGTCCTGGTGCTGGCGGCCGGCGGCTGGCGTCCCCGGTGGACGGCGGTCCCGCACTGGTACGTGGCGTGGAGCGTCGTCGTCAACGTGCCCCTGATCGACGGCGGCGACCAGATCAGCGCGGTCCTCACCCTGCTCCTCCTCCCGATCTGCCTGACCGACCCGCGGCGGTGGCACTGGTCGTCCTACGACCGGCCGGCTCCGGCGGCACCCGGAACGGGGCAGGTCCTGGCCCGGGTCAGCCTGTTGCTGATCCAGATCCAGATGGCGGGCCTGTATCTCCAGGCGTCCGTGGCCAAGCTCGGCGTCCGCGAGTGGGCGGACGGCACCGCGATGTACTACTGGTCGCGCCACCCCACCTTCGGTTCCCCGCCCTGGCTGCGCCCCGCGATGGACGTGCTGACCTCCTCACCGGCCGGGGTCGCGGCGCTCACCTGGGGCTCGATGGCGCTCGAGTTCGCCCTGGCGGTCGCGATCCTGCTGGGGCCCGGGCCTCGGCGGGCGTTGTTGTGCTGCGGGTTGGTGTTCCACTGCTTCATCGCGCTGCACATGGGACTCGTGAGTTTCTACGCGGCGATGGCGGGCGGGTTGCTGTTGGCGCTGCTGCCGGTGGGGCACCACCTGCGGTGGCCGGCCGCGGTCGTGGCGGCGCTGCGACGGGTCACGGCGTCACCCGCGGGACCGGCCGTGGTCCTCTACGACGGCGACTGCGGGTTCTGCGCGCGGTCGATCGGGTTCGTCCGGGACCGCCTGCGGCCCGAAGCGGCCGGGGAGATCGACTTCGCGCCGTGGCAGTCGTGCGACCTTCCGGTGTACGGGCTCACCCCCGACCGGGTCCGGCACGCGGTCCACCTGCTCCGGCCGGACGGCGGGGTGCTGTCGGGCGCGGCGGTGTTCGCCCAGCTCGCCGGGCGCTGCCGGTCCGGTTGGCCGGTGGTCGGGCGAGTGATGGCCGGGCCGCCCGGGAGCTGGGCGGCGGGCGCCGGCTACCGGCTGGTCGCGACCCACCGGCACCGGTTGCCGGGCGGCACCGCGGCGTGCGCGGTCAGCGACAGCTGA